In one window of Duganella dendranthematis DNA:
- a CDS encoding zinc ribbon domain-containing protein YjdM: MSALPPCPKCSSEYTYEDGANLVCPECAHEWPAGGAADAAEDGPRVYRDSVGNVLQDGDTVTVIKDLKLKGGGGTVKVGTKVKNIRLVDSDHDIDCKIDGFGAMSLKTEFVRKV; the protein is encoded by the coding sequence ATGAGCGCTTTGCCACCATGCCCTAAATGCAGTTCCGAATACACCTACGAAGACGGCGCCAATCTGGTGTGCCCTGAGTGCGCACACGAGTGGCCGGCCGGCGGCGCTGCCGATGCGGCTGAAGATGGCCCGCGCGTGTACCGCGATTCGGTCGGCAACGTGCTGCAAGACGGCGACACCGTCACCGTCATCAAGGACCTGAAGCTGAAGGGCGGCGGCGGCACCGTCAAAGTCGGCACCAAGGTCAAGAACATCCGCCTGGTCGATTCTGATCACGATATCGATTGCAAGATCGATGGCTTCGGCGCCATGAGCCTGAAAACCGAATTCGTGCGCAAGGTATGA
- a CDS encoding YjjG family noncanonical pyrimidine nucleotidase encodes MTHKLFLFDLDDTLLDFKASEQLSFARTLQALGMDGDLAQLFLGYQAINLALWRAFETGAVSKDFLKVERFRKTFAENGLELDPEAASRLYLESLSDTVVLIDGALQLCATLAGMGEVGIITNGVEAIQNQRIAKSGLREHISFVATSEACGYAKPDVRFFEYAARMARPFAKEDAIIIGDRLDADILGANRYGIDSCWFNPERLPNVSEAVPTFEIDNLPAMLASLA; translated from the coding sequence ATGACGCACAAGCTTTTCCTGTTCGACCTGGATGACACGCTGCTGGACTTCAAGGCGTCCGAGCAGCTGTCGTTTGCGCGCACCTTGCAGGCGTTGGGCATGGACGGCGATCTCGCGCAGCTTTTCCTCGGCTACCAGGCGATCAACCTGGCGCTGTGGCGCGCGTTTGAAACCGGCGCCGTGTCCAAGGACTTCCTCAAGGTCGAGCGCTTCCGCAAGACCTTCGCCGAGAACGGCCTGGAACTGGACCCGGAAGCGGCCAGCCGCCTGTACCTGGAATCGCTGTCGGATACCGTGGTGCTGATCGACGGCGCCTTGCAGCTGTGCGCAACGCTGGCCGGCATGGGCGAGGTGGGCATCATCACCAACGGGGTGGAAGCGATCCAGAACCAGCGCATCGCCAAGTCAGGGTTGCGCGAGCATATCTCGTTCGTGGCGACCTCGGAAGCCTGTGGCTACGCCAAGCCGGATGTGCGCTTCTTTGAATATGCGGCGCGCATGGCGCGCCCGTTTGCCAAGGAAGACGCGATCATCATCGGCGACCGCCTGGATGCCGATATCCTCGGCGCCAATCGCTACGGCATCGACAGCTGCTGGTTCAATCCCGAGCGCCTGCCAAACGTGTCGGAAGCGGTGCCGACTTTTGAGATCGACAACCTGCCGGCGATGCTTGCTTCGCTGGCGTAA